Proteins from a genomic interval of Acidobacteriota bacterium:
- a CDS encoding tetratricopeptide repeat protein, with product MNRFGLICFYAFLLLAVNGAYLWPHAEPNLFYISNLTLHLGLGLVLTAIALGYLLTRFRRMIPVVRWALVCFLASSIPALALLVVGNTQPHRWILHVHIGLALLAFVLAGFAVQTWWRESYRVGLVGMARRRYGVAAALLVLIPAFLAGYERYFPDEADRIRNPTRTPLSMEEEGDGPKSPFFPSSSTTTSGDLIPSDFFMTSHTCQRCHPDIYEQWYSSMHHFSSFNNQWYRKSIEYMQDVVGTQPSKWCAGCHDHAVFFNGRFDTPIREQIDTPEAQAGLACTSCHSIVGITSSMGNGALVIEYPPLHDMATSDNALLQWFHDFLIMADPGPHKKVFMKPFHRKDTAEFCSSCHKVHLDFPVNHYRWLRGFNDYDNWQASGVSGQGARSFYYPPQPRKCVDCHMPLVDSDDLGNIDGKVHSHRFPGANTAVPLANQDQKQLQTTIDFLQDKQVGIDIFAMALGDPVEAAESSGRTGASLQLSSTFAVGEESESFGARGMVTTPPLKVVAPLDKIGATVRRGDSVRVDVVVRTLNVGHFFPGGTVDAFDVWVELQAVDDRGQVIFWSGRVEDNGEGPVEESAHMYRAYLLDEHGNLINKRNAWAARSTLYVRLIPPGAADTVRFRLKVPENSGDRITLTARVNYRKFSWWNTQWAYAGIRDPTHLDFGLDKGYDDGRWIFQGDLSQVSGKLKEIPRVPIVVMAEDRTELNVLDRRADPPELESAMDRDDLIRWNDYGIGLLLQGDLKAAEQAFLTVTRLDPDFADGWVNVARARVREGNTEGAQEVLRKALEVDPDLAKSHYFYGLTLKTQGKYDEALVHFRRALAQYPRDRVVRNQAGRILFLKRQYAEAVKEFLQVLEVDPEDLQAHYNLMLCYRGLGQKELAERERQLYLRFKADESSQFITGPVRRLHPEANNERQPIHEHGSAPLEPGLTVDKSYSSSQVPAPAANSDS from the coding sequence GTGAACAGGTTTGGTCTGATTTGCTTTTACGCCTTTCTCCTGCTGGCCGTCAACGGGGCCTACCTGTGGCCCCATGCCGAGCCCAACCTTTTCTACATCTCCAACCTGACTTTGCATCTGGGCCTGGGCCTGGTCCTGACCGCAATCGCACTGGGGTACCTGCTGACCCGCTTCAGAAGGATGATCCCGGTGGTCCGCTGGGCACTGGTCTGTTTTCTGGCCAGCTCGATTCCGGCCCTGGCGCTGCTGGTGGTGGGCAACACCCAACCCCATCGCTGGATCCTCCACGTACACATCGGCCTGGCGCTGCTGGCCTTTGTCCTGGCGGGTTTTGCCGTTCAAACCTGGTGGAGAGAGAGCTATCGAGTAGGCCTTGTGGGAATGGCGCGCCGGCGCTATGGCGTGGCCGCAGCGCTTCTGGTGCTGATTCCGGCATTCCTGGCCGGCTACGAGCGCTACTTCCCGGACGAGGCCGACCGCATCCGCAACCCGACCCGCACGCCGCTCTCCATGGAAGAGGAGGGAGACGGACCCAAGAGTCCCTTCTTCCCCTCCTCATCCACCACCACCAGCGGCGACCTGATCCCCTCCGATTTCTTCATGACTTCCCACACCTGCCAGCGGTGCCATCCCGATATCTACGAGCAGTGGTACTCCTCCATGCACCACTTCTCCTCCTTCAACAATCAGTGGTACCGCAAATCCATCGAATACATGCAGGATGTGGTCGGCACCCAGCCCTCCAAGTGGTGCGCCGGCTGCCACGACCATGCCGTGTTCTTCAACGGGAGATTCGACACCCCCATCCGGGAGCAGATCGACACCCCGGAAGCACAGGCCGGTCTGGCCTGCACGTCCTGCCACTCCATCGTCGGGATCACCAGCAGCATGGGAAACGGGGCGCTGGTCATCGAGTATCCCCCCCTGCATGACATGGCCACCAGCGACAATGCTCTCCTGCAGTGGTTCCATGATTTTCTGATCATGGCGGATCCCGGCCCTCACAAGAAGGTCTTCATGAAGCCCTTCCACAGGAAGGACACGGCCGAATTCTGCTCCAGTTGCCACAAGGTCCATCTGGATTTTCCGGTGAACCACTATCGCTGGCTGCGAGGTTTCAACGACTACGACAACTGGCAGGCCAGCGGCGTTTCCGGCCAGGGGGCCCGCTCTTTCTACTACCCGCCCCAGCCCCGCAAGTGCGTGGACTGCCACATGCCCCTGGTGGACTCCGACGACCTGGGGAACATCGACGGCAAGGTCCACTCTCACCGGTTTCCGGGCGCCAATACGGCCGTGCCCCTGGCCAACCAGGACCAGAAGCAGCTGCAGACCACCATCGACTTCCTGCAGGACAAGCAGGTCGGCATCGACATTTTCGCCATGGCCTTGGGCGATCCGGTGGAGGCGGCCGAATCTTCCGGCCGGACCGGCGCCAGCCTGCAACTCTCCAGCACCTTTGCGGTGGGCGAGGAGTCGGAATCCTTCGGCGCCCGGGGCATGGTCACCACTCCTCCACTCAAAGTGGTGGCGCCCCTCGACAAGATTGGAGCCACCGTGCGGCGCGGGGATTCGGTGCGAGTGGACGTGGTGGTGAGGACGCTGAACGTCGGCCATTTCTTCCCCGGCGGAACCGTGGACGCCTTCGACGTCTGGGTGGAGCTTCAGGCCGTTGACGACCGGGGGCAGGTGATCTTCTGGAGCGGCCGAGTGGAGGACAACGGAGAGGGCCCCGTGGAAGAGAGCGCCCACATGTACCGGGCCTACCTGCTGGACGAGCACGGCAACCTCATCAACAAGCGGAATGCCTGGGCGGCCCGCTCCACCTTGTATGTCCGCCTGATCCCCCCCGGAGCCGCCGACACGGTACGGTTCCGCCTCAAGGTGCCTGAGAATAGCGGCGACAGGATCACGCTCACGGCCAGGGTGAACTATCGCAAGTTCAGTTGGTGGAATACGCAGTGGGCCTATGCCGGCATCCGGGACCCGACCCACCTGGACTTCGGACTGGACAAGGGCTACGACGACGGGCGCTGGATCTTCCAGGGGGACTTGTCCCAGGTCTCGGGCAAGCTCAAGGAGATCCCCAGGGTGCCCATCGTGGTCATGGCCGAGGACCGGACCGAGCTGAACGTCCTGGACCGGCGCGCCGACCCGCCGGAGCTGGAGTCGGCCATGGACCGGGACGACCTGATCCGCTGGAACGACTACGGGATAGGCCTCCTGCTGCAGGGGGACCTCAAGGCCGCCGAGCAGGCCTTTCTCACCGTCACCAGGCTGGACCCCGACTTTGCCGACGGCTGGGTGAACGTGGCTCGGGCGCGGGTGCGGGAGGGCAACACCGAGGGCGCTCAGGAGGTGCTGCGAAAAGCGCTGGAGGTGGATCCGGACCTGGCCAAGAGCCATTATTTCTACGGCCTGACCTTAAAGACCCAGGGAAAGTACGACGAGGCCCTGGTCCATTTTCGGCGGGCCCTGGCTCAATATCCCCGCGATCGAGTGGTCAGAAACCAGGCCGGCCGCATTCTCTTCCTGAAGCGGCAGTATGCCGAGGCGGTCAAGGAATTCCTCCAGGTGCTGGAGGTGGACCCGGAAGACCTGCAGGCCCACTACAATCTGATGCTCTGCTATCGAGGGCTGGGCCAGAAGGAGCTGGCCGAGCGGGAGCGCCAACTCTATTTGAGATTCAAGGCTGACGAATCCTCCCAGTTCATCACCGGACCGGTGCGCCGGCTTCACCCCGAGGCCAACAACGAACGCCAACCCATCCACGAGCACGGGTCCGCCCCGCTGGAGCCGGGGCTGACCGTCGACAAGAGCTACTCCTCCAGCCAGGTCCCGGCCCCCGCGGCCAACTCCGATTCATGA
- the cobU gene encoding bifunctional adenosylcobinamide kinase/adenosylcobinamide-phosphate guanylyltransferase — protein sequence MKKELVFILGGARSGKSAFAERLARRGGRVLFVATAEARDQDMRRRIAAHRERRPAGWDTLEEPRDLVAALRPLLDRYDTFLLDCLTLWVSNLLLERQDHVGAESRIQDSARELMDLVEETHATWILVSNEVGEGIVPSSTLGRAYRDALGRVNQVAASRADRVYLMTAGLALELKSLGARPLAQLDPDPPGP from the coding sequence TTGAAGAAAGAACTCGTTTTCATCCTTGGAGGCGCGCGCTCGGGCAAGAGCGCCTTTGCCGAAAGACTGGCTCGCCGGGGCGGCCGGGTGCTGTTCGTGGCAACGGCGGAGGCTCGCGACCAGGACATGAGACGGAGAATCGCCGCCCATCGCGAGCGACGACCGGCGGGCTGGGACACGCTGGAGGAGCCCCGCGACCTGGTAGCCGCGCTTCGCCCCCTTCTGGACCGCTACGACACCTTCCTGCTGGACTGCCTCACCCTCTGGGTCAGCAACCTGCTGCTCGAGCGGCAGGATCATGTGGGCGCGGAAAGTCGCATTCAGGATTCCGCTCGGGAATTGATGGATCTCGTCGAAGAGACCCATGCAACCTGGATACTGGTCAGCAACGAGGTCGGAGAAGGCATCGTGCCCTCTTCGACTCTGGGCCGCGCTTACAGGGACGCCCTGGGACGGGTGAACCAGGTGGCAGCCTCCCGCGCGGACAGGGTCTACCTCATGACGGCCGGCCTGGCCCTGGAACTGAAGTCCCTGGGCGCCCGGCCTCTCGCCCAATTGGACCCTGACCCTCCCGGCCCTTGA
- a CDS encoding cobyric acid synthase codes for MGKVLMVQGTGSHAGKSLLVMALCRIFSREGLRVAPFKAQNMSLNSFVTPDGCEFSRAQAVQADAARVIPRVEMNPILLKPQDRCRSQVVAMGKPLGVASATEYRDLTPQLWPLVARSLDTLGESNDIVVIEGAGSPAEINLREQEIVNMRVARYAEAPVILVGDIDRGGVFASLFGTVALLEPEERALIRAFVINKFSGDPSLLDSGLESLKQRTGISTAGVLPFFTDVILPEEDSVGLENPEGARPESEAPLDIAVIRLPRIANFDDFDPLRREPGVCLRYVDSPGRMGCPDLIVIPGSKATVADLKWMRQRGLDRSVSAHRRAGRPVVGLCGGYQMLGLGILDPERVESDSPQTDGLGLLPVKTVFEPNKATCQIEAEIVSGRGLMTGSQGSPISGYEIHMGRTRGAGSGPFRIRKRSGRPSDDPDGALDSEGLTLGTYIHGLFHNHDFRRNLLLYLAGAKNVSLPAGAVLDMEREYDRLADLVSRHLDMDSVYRIAGLHP; via the coding sequence ATGGGCAAAGTTCTGATGGTGCAGGGCACCGGCTCTCACGCGGGCAAGTCCCTGCTGGTCATGGCCCTGTGCCGCATTTTCTCCAGGGAGGGCCTTCGGGTAGCTCCCTTCAAGGCGCAGAACATGTCCCTCAACTCCTTCGTGACCCCGGACGGCTGCGAGTTCAGCCGCGCACAGGCGGTGCAGGCCGATGCCGCCCGGGTGATCCCACGCGTCGAGATGAACCCCATCCTGCTGAAACCTCAGGACCGGTGCCGCTCCCAGGTGGTAGCCATGGGAAAGCCCCTGGGCGTGGCCTCTGCCACAGAATACCGGGACCTGACGCCGCAACTGTGGCCGCTGGTCGCTCGATCGCTCGACACCCTGGGAGAGAGCAACGACATCGTCGTCATCGAGGGTGCCGGCAGTCCCGCCGAAATCAACCTGAGGGAACAGGAGATCGTCAACATGCGGGTAGCGCGTTACGCCGAGGCGCCGGTGATCCTGGTGGGAGACATTGACCGGGGCGGCGTCTTCGCTTCCCTGTTCGGCACGGTGGCGCTGCTGGAGCCGGAGGAACGGGCTCTGATCCGGGCCTTCGTCATCAACAAGTTCAGCGGAGATCCCTCCCTGCTGGACTCGGGACTGGAAAGCCTGAAGCAGCGCACCGGAATTTCCACCGCCGGCGTCCTGCCCTTTTTCACCGACGTCATCCTGCCTGAAGAGGATTCCGTGGGATTGGAGAATCCGGAAGGGGCCCGGCCTGAATCGGAGGCGCCCCTGGATATCGCGGTCATCCGGCTGCCCCGCATCGCCAACTTCGACGACTTCGACCCGCTGCGCCGAGAGCCCGGCGTTTGCCTTCGATACGTCGATAGTCCCGGCCGGATGGGTTGCCCCGACCTGATCGTCATTCCCGGGTCCAAGGCCACCGTTGCCGACCTGAAGTGGATGCGGCAACGGGGACTGGACCGATCGGTGTCGGCACATCGCAGGGCCGGAAGGCCGGTCGTAGGCCTTTGCGGAGGCTACCAGATGCTGGGGCTTGGCATCCTCGATCCGGAGAGGGTGGAATCGGACTCTCCTCAAACGGACGGTTTGGGCTTGCTGCCGGTCAAAACGGTATTCGAGCCAAACAAGGCGACCTGCCAGATCGAGGCCGAGATAGTATCGGGGCGCGGACTGATGACCGGCAGCCAGGGAAGTCCAATTTCAGGCTATGAGATCCACATGGGGCGGACCCGCGGCGCCGGATCCGGTCCGTTCCGGATTCGGAAGCGCTCCGGCAGGCCGTCCGACGATCCCGATGGCGCTCTGGATTCGGAGGGTCTGACCCTGGGCACCTACATCCACGGCCTGTTCCACAACCACGATTTTCGTCGCAACCTGCTGCTGTATCTGGCCGGCGCAAAAAACGTGTCCCTCCCCGCAGGGGCGGTTCTGGACATGGAGAGGGAATATGACCGGCTGGCCGACCTGGTCAGTCGGCACCTGGACATGGACTCGGTCTATCGGATTGCGGGATTGCATCCTTGA
- a CDS encoding histidine phosphatase family protein, with translation MSRCFLVRHGTTEWNARGRIQGQSDPSLNEAGKRQARRLGVRLASVPFAEARCSDLRRCSETAAGILPGRNDVRLQEMPELREKNFGAWEGLTFRQVEARFPDLYRTWTMAGDPSFAPPGGESDLQLYSRADTVVDRLRETRTDSGGNLLVVTHGGMLRALIARLLGLSAQKMWKFRFANAGLSVVSVFDDGSAVVDLLNDTSHLGEDFGE, from the coding sequence ATGAGTAGATGCTTTCTGGTCAGACACGGAACAACGGAATGGAATGCTCGGGGTCGAATCCAGGGGCAGTCGGACCCGTCCCTGAACGAAGCCGGCAAACGTCAGGCCCGACGTCTTGGCGTGCGCCTGGCATCGGTCCCCTTCGCAGAGGCTCGCTGCAGTGATCTGCGCCGCTGCTCGGAAACGGCGGCGGGCATCCTGCCGGGAAGGAACGACGTCCGGCTGCAAGAGATGCCGGAACTGCGGGAGAAGAACTTCGGAGCCTGGGAGGGACTCACCTTCCGCCAGGTGGAGGCCCGTTTCCCCGACCTCTACCGCACCTGGACAATGGCCGGTGACCCTTCCTTCGCGCCTCCCGGTGGAGAAAGCGATCTTCAGCTCTACTCACGCGCCGATACCGTCGTCGACCGGCTGCGGGAGACCCGCACCGACAGCGGCGGCAACCTCCTGGTGGTCACTCACGGCGGCATGCTGCGCGCCCTGATTGCCCGCCTGCTGGGTCTGTCGGCTCAAAAGATGTGGAAGTTCCGCTTTGCCAATGCCGGGCTTTCCGTGGTCAGTGTCTTCGACGACGGCAGCGCCGTGGTGGATCTGCTCAACGACACCAGCCACCTGGGAGAGGACTTCGGAGAGTGA
- a CDS encoding histidinol-phosphate transaminase, with protein sequence MQAHFEETHAGPTHGGLNARELELLGLCPEEVLDFSASINPLGAAPEVKESLSSLPPDTYPDRSCLNLRRALASHLDLQPGSILVGNGSTELIHLVARAFLSPGDTAVIFTPTFGEYAAACRLEGVSPVSIPSNRETEFRWNLPDALHRISGLKPSLVFVCNPNNPTGTYLGEGEVRQIADTLGDRGLLVLDEAYRAFVEEPWRSQPLLRMENVALLRSMTKDYGLAGLRLGYMLAPEVIVARVGKFQYSWSVNAAAQAAGIAALDRPRHVETGLCMVRAGKEFLTSTLSQIGLEYLPSAANFLLIRVGQASRWRLKLLKQYKVCVRDCSSFGLPEHIRVAVRNTEDNRRLVQALKAAAAVSDNHE encoded by the coding sequence ATGCAAGCCCACTTTGAGGAAACTCACGCGGGCCCCACCCACGGCGGCCTGAACGCCCGCGAGCTGGAGTTGCTGGGCTTGTGCCCGGAAGAGGTGCTGGACTTCAGTGCCAGCATCAATCCCCTGGGAGCTGCCCCCGAGGTAAAGGAGTCCCTGAGTAGCCTGCCGCCGGATACCTACCCCGATCGAAGTTGCCTGAATCTCCGACGGGCGCTGGCATCGCATCTGGATCTCCAGCCGGGCTCCATTCTGGTCGGCAACGGCTCAACGGAACTGATCCACCTGGTTGCCCGGGCCTTCCTGAGTCCTGGCGACACCGCGGTCATCTTTACCCCGACCTTTGGGGAATACGCTGCCGCCTGCCGTCTGGAAGGCGTCTCTCCCGTGTCCATTCCGTCAAACCGCGAGACAGAATTCCGGTGGAATCTGCCCGATGCCTTGCACCGTATCTCCGGCCTCAAGCCTTCCCTGGTCTTCGTCTGCAACCCCAACAACCCGACCGGCACATACCTGGGAGAAGGAGAGGTGCGACAGATTGCCGACACTCTGGGGGACCGCGGCCTGTTGGTTCTGGACGAGGCCTATCGGGCTTTCGTCGAGGAACCCTGGAGGTCGCAACCATTGCTGCGCATGGAAAACGTGGCGCTGCTCCGATCCATGACCAAGGACTACGGACTTGCCGGGCTGCGGCTCGGCTATATGCTGGCCCCGGAGGTGATTGTCGCTCGCGTGGGCAAATTCCAGTACAGTTGGAGTGTCAATGCCGCGGCCCAGGCCGCCGGAATTGCCGCTCTCGACCGCCCACGGCACGTCGAAACGGGCTTGTGCATGGTGCGGGCCGGGAAGGAATTCCTCACAAGCACCCTCAGCCAGATAGGCCTGGAATACCTGCCGTCGGCCGCAAACTTTCTGCTGATCCGGGTGGGCCAGGCCTCCCGCTGGCGCTTGAAACTCCTGAAGCAATACAAGGTCTGCGTGCGAGACTGCAGCTCCTTCGGATTGCCGGAGCACATCAGAGTGGCCGTACGAAACACCGAGGACAACCGACGGCTGGTTCAGGCCCTGAAGGCGGCCGCAGCCGTCTCAGACAACCATGAGTAG
- the cbiB gene encoding adenosylcobinamide-phosphate synthase CbiB produces the protein MEGQVEVGEWSLEVGVLLGALVWDLAFREPPKALHPVVWMGTLASWIEKKALTGERPLTAFLTGLGLAVLAPLGFAGLAWLATAGLRDLGSLPYLAGGAFLLKTTFTVKGLARAAGNTRQALESGRIAEARRRLRSLVSRDARTLTSAQVSMAAIESVAENTTDSCIGPWLAFALFGVPGAVAYRALNTLDSVIGYHGRHEYLGKASARLDDLANLIPARLSAVLMLGAGVLLGLPAGRGWSMVRRDRRLTESPNAGWTISAMSGLLGVALAKSGHYRIGDGLTDPDSSDIRVSLRVLFVSAGIALPVVTGFLALPALW, from the coding sequence ATGGAGGGGCAGGTGGAGGTGGGCGAGTGGTCTCTGGAGGTCGGCGTGCTGCTGGGAGCCCTGGTTTGGGATCTGGCCTTCCGCGAGCCGCCCAAGGCGCTCCATCCCGTGGTGTGGATGGGGACCCTGGCCTCATGGATTGAGAAGAAAGCGCTGACGGGTGAGCGGCCCCTGACGGCGTTCCTGACGGGTCTGGGCCTGGCCGTACTGGCGCCTCTCGGCTTCGCCGGGTTGGCCTGGCTGGCTACTGCGGGTCTCAGGGATCTGGGCTCCCTTCCCTACCTGGCCGGTGGCGCGTTCCTGCTGAAGACAACCTTCACGGTCAAGGGTCTTGCAAGGGCCGCCGGAAACACCCGGCAGGCCTTGGAATCCGGCAGGATCGCCGAAGCCCGTCGCCGCCTGAGAAGCCTGGTCAGTCGAGACGCCAGGACGCTGACAAGTGCCCAGGTGAGCATGGCGGCCATCGAGTCCGTTGCCGAAAATACGACCGACAGTTGCATCGGACCCTGGCTGGCTTTCGCCCTGTTCGGAGTGCCGGGCGCAGTGGCCTACCGTGCTCTGAACACCCTGGACAGCGTGATCGGCTACCACGGCAGGCATGAGTACCTGGGCAAGGCATCGGCCAGGCTGGACGACTTGGCCAACCTGATCCCGGCGCGTCTCAGCGCAGTCCTGATGCTGGGCGCCGGCGTCCTGTTGGGACTGCCGGCAGGCCGGGGGTGGAGCATGGTCCGAAGAGATCGTCGACTCACCGAGAGCCCCAACGCCGGCTGGACCATCAGCGCCATGTCGGGGCTGCTGGGCGTCGCCCTGGCGAAATCCGGCCATTACCGCATCGGCGACGGCCTGACCGATCCCGATTCCTCCGACATCCGGGTCTCGCTACGTGTCCTGTTCGTGTCGGCCGGCATCGCTCTGCCGGTCGTGACGGGTTTTTTGGCGTTGCCGGCTCTTTGGTGA
- the cobS gene encoding adenosylcobinamide-GDP ribazoletransferase: protein MKGLRSAIAFLTILPLGPRNAAEDFPAARIWFPLVGLLLGSVLAGTDWLLQWSFSLLSSDSAPLDRQFPPLLAGALLIGGLALLTRALHLDGFMDTCDALLGGFERQRRLEILRDTHVGAFAVVGLASLLLLKLTALATLPQMNRQAVLLLFPCLSRWGMLLAMELFPYVRREGLGTVFFRERGRWPLFGGLCLALSAAVGLAGTTGVLLFALASAVSWAVGYWAARALGGLTGDIYGAVNETVEASVLVLAAVIAAASPLALQSPLAGYLD from the coding sequence ATGAAGGGCTTGCGTTCCGCCATTGCTTTTCTGACGATTCTCCCCCTGGGACCAAGGAACGCGGCCGAGGATTTCCCTGCGGCTCGCATCTGGTTTCCGCTGGTCGGGCTGCTGCTCGGATCGGTGCTGGCGGGGACGGACTGGCTGCTGCAGTGGTCGTTTTCGCTTCTCTCTTCGGACTCGGCGCCGCTTGACCGCCAGTTTCCTCCTCTGCTGGCCGGCGCTCTGCTGATTGGCGGTCTCGCCCTGCTGACCCGAGCCCTGCATCTGGACGGCTTCATGGACACCTGCGACGCACTGCTGGGTGGCTTTGAGCGCCAACGGCGGCTGGAGATACTCAGAGACACCCACGTGGGCGCCTTTGCGGTGGTGGGACTCGCCAGTCTGCTGCTCCTCAAGCTCACCGCCTTGGCTACCCTGCCCCAGATGAACCGGCAGGCGGTCCTGCTACTCTTTCCCTGCCTGTCGCGCTGGGGGATGCTGTTGGCGATGGAGCTGTTTCCCTACGTCAGGCGGGAGGGCCTGGGCACGGTGTTCTTCCGGGAAAGGGGCCGTTGGCCCCTGTTCGGTGGTCTCTGCCTGGCGCTGTCGGCTGCCGTTGGGCTGGCCGGCACCACCGGAGTTCTCCTTTTCGCCTTGGCCAGCGCCGTCTCCTGGGCGGTCGGATACTGGGCGGCACGGGCGCTGGGTGGCCTTACCGGAGACATCTACGGAGCCGTCAACGAGACTGTCGAAGCATCCGTACTGGTTCTGGCCGCGGTCATCGCGGCAGCCTCGCCCCTTGCCTTGCAGTCACCGCTGGCGGGATACCTGGATTAG
- the cobT gene encoding nicotinate-nucleotide--dimethylbenzimidazole phosphoribosyltransferase has translation MTLAQAIARVAPADAEARGRAEARQLRLTKPPGSLGRLEQVSVQLAGIFGTEIPRIRDKAVIVAAADHGVVAQGITGYPQAVTGQMVQNFLEGGAAVSALSGLLGVRQIIVDAGVASEIPHHPDLRRVSAGRGTGDITLGPAMSARQAEQCLAAGVNLAVEVARSGADLIATGDMGIGNTTAASAIAATVTGKSARETTGRGTGRTPEELEHKVEVVQRALSVNRPIPEDPLDVLAKVGGFEFGVLAGVVLGGAAMRRGVVLDGFISGAAALLALVLCPATRDYMIASHRSDERGHPVVLTHLGLSPLLDLGMRLGEGSGAVLAMPVIEAASACLCEMATFDEAGVSDRDKNEAPAESPSR, from the coding sequence ATTGCCCGGGTTGCTCCCGCGGACGCCGAGGCCCGGGGCCGCGCCGAGGCCAGACAGCTCCGTCTCACCAAGCCTCCAGGCAGCCTGGGCCGCCTCGAGCAGGTGTCGGTTCAACTGGCCGGGATCTTCGGCACCGAGATTCCTCGGATCCGAGACAAGGCCGTCATCGTGGCGGCAGCCGACCACGGCGTGGTCGCCCAGGGGATCACGGGCTATCCCCAGGCGGTCACCGGGCAGATGGTGCAAAACTTCCTGGAGGGGGGTGCGGCGGTCAGCGCCCTTTCAGGGCTGCTGGGCGTTCGACAGATCATCGTGGACGCGGGGGTGGCGAGCGAAATCCCGCACCACCCGGACCTCCGTCGCGTAAGTGCGGGTCGCGGCACGGGTGATATCACCCTGGGACCCGCCATGTCGGCCCGCCAGGCGGAGCAGTGCCTCGCGGCAGGCGTGAATCTCGCCGTCGAGGTCGCCCGCTCGGGAGCCGACCTGATCGCCACGGGTGACATGGGCATCGGCAACACTACTGCCGCCAGCGCCATTGCGGCCACCGTCACCGGCAAATCCGCGCGTGAAACCACCGGCAGGGGCACGGGACGCACGCCCGAGGAGCTGGAGCACAAGGTGGAGGTGGTGCAAAGGGCGCTTTCTGTGAACCGGCCGATCCCTGAAGACCCCCTCGATGTGCTGGCCAAGGTGGGAGGTTTCGAGTTCGGTGTGCTGGCTGGTGTGGTTCTGGGTGGGGCCGCGATGCGGCGAGGGGTGGTTCTGGACGGCTTCATCTCGGGAGCGGCAGCGCTTCTGGCCCTCGTGCTGTGCCCGGCTACTCGAGATTACATGATTGCCTCACACCGGTCGGATGAGCGGGGCCACCCTGTGGTCCTGACTCACCTGGGGCTGTCCCCGCTGCTGGACCTGGGGATGCGGCTGGGCGAGGGAAGCGGCGCCGTGCTGGCCATGCCCGTCATTGAAGCCGCCTCGGCCTGCCTTTGCGAGATGGCCACCTTTGATGAGGCGGGGGTGTCGGACCGCGACAAGAATGAGGCGCCCGCGGAGAGCCCATCCCGATGA